Within the Streptomyces sp. R41 genome, the region GCCCTTCCCCGCAGGCCCGGCGGCGGCCTCGGACAAAGCCGGCCACCCGACGCTGCGCCACGGTACGGCCGAGCAGGCGGGCCTGCTGCCGGAGCACCTGCGCCAACTGGTCACCGACGCAGAGGCGTTCCTCGGCCCCTCCCCCAAGCACCCTTGGTACGCGGGCGCCGTACTCCTCGCCGGGCGCGGCGGCACCGTGGCCCTGCATCAGCCGATCGGCATGGCGGTGCGCTACTCGGCCTACAACGAGAAGACGGACACCGGCGTCGAGTTCCCGGCCGACCAGCAGATCGCCGCCGCGGCGGACACCGTCTACGACCTCGCCTCCGTCTCGAAGCTGTTCACCTCGATCCTCGCCGTGCAGCAGATGGAGCGCGGCGCCCTGGAGCTGGAGGCGACGGTCGCCTCGTACCTCCCGGAGTTCGCCGGTGGCGGCAAGCAGGGCATCACGATCCGTCAACTCCTCACCCACACCTCGGGGTTCCGCGCCTGGATCCCCCTCTACAACGCGCCGACCCGCGAGGGAAAGCTCCAGCTCATCTGGGACGAGGTACCTCTCAACCCACCGGGCACCAAGTACCTCTACTCGGACCTGAATCTGATCTCGCTCCAGCTGGTCCTCGAGAAGATCACCGGCCGCCCCCTCGACACCCTCCTCCACGACGAGATCACCGCGCCGCTCGGCATGCACCGCACCCGCTACAACCCACCCGCCTCCTGGAAGCCCAAGATCGCCGCCACCGAGGACGCCCGGCTGCCCTGGTCAGGGCTGAACCGCGGTCTCGTCTGGGGCGAGGTGCACGACGAGAACGCGTACTCCTTGGGCGGGGTGGCGGGCCACGCGGGCGTCTTCTCCTGCGCATGGGACCTCGCGATCCTCGCCCGTACGCTGCTGAACGGCGGCGCGTACGGCAAGGCGCGCATCCTGAAGCCGGAGACCCTGGACCTGATGTTCACCGACTTCAACACCGCCTTCCCCGGCGACGAGCACGGCCTCGGCTTCGAGCTCTACCAGCACTGGTACATGGGCGCGATGGCCACGCCGCGCACCGCGGGCCACACCGGCTTCACCGGCACCTCGCTCGTCCTCGACCCGACGACCGACTCCTTCCTGATCGTCCTCGGCAACTCCGTCCACCCGGTGCGCAGTTGGCGGTCCGGCTCCGCTCCCCGGGTCGCCACCGCGAACAACCTGGCGCGGGCCGTACCGGTGCGCCCCGCGCGCGGCCGTACGTCCTGGTTCTCCGGAATGGCGAGCGCCACGACGGCGACACTCACCCTCCCGGCGCTCGACACCACGGCGGGCCCGGCGCGCCTGCAGTGCGCCTTGTGGTGGGACACCGAGCCCCAGTCGGACCTCCTCTTCCTGGAGGCCTCGACCGACGACGCGACGACCTGGCAGCCGGTCCCGTTCACGACGGTGTCGTCCGGCGAGGCCCCGCAGGAGCATCCGGCCGCAACGGCCACCGGCTGGTCGGGGCGGGTGTGGCACCGGCTCACCGCGGAGCTGCCCCGGGCGCCGCGGCTCGCGCTGCGCTGGCGGTACACGACCGACCGGCTCTACGTCGGCCGTGGCGCGTACGTCGACGGCCTGCGGGTCGAGGCCGGGGACCGGGTCGCCTTCGACGAGGCGCGGCCGACGGACGCGGCGCGTATTGAGGCGGTGGGCTGGGTGGCGTCCCGGAACTGAAGGCTCGAAGGTGGATGTGTGCGTCACGGCCCACATCCATCCTGAAAGGGAGCCGCGGCATGGGAAGGATCATCGTCACCGAATTCGTCTCGCTCGACGGCGTCCTCGAAGCGCCCGGCGGAGGCGAGGGCTTCAAGTACGACGGCTGGAGCTTCGAGATCGACCGCGGAGACGGCGGCAACCAGTTCAAGCTCGACGAGACGATGAGCTCGGACGCGCTGCTGCTCGGACGCGTCACCTACGAAGGGTTCGCCGCCGCCTGGCCCTCCCGCGAGGGCGAGTTCGCGGACAAGTTCAACAACATGCCCAAGTTCGTGGTCTCCTCGACCCTCGACAAGGCCGAGTGGAACAACTCCACGGTGCTCGGCGGCGATGTGGTCGAGGAGGTCACGAATCTCAAGCGGGCGCAGCCCGGGAACATCGTGGTCCACGGCAGTGCCCGGCTGGTGCAGACGCTGATCGAGTACGACCTGGTGGACGAGCTGCGGCTGATGGTCTTCCCCGTCGTCCTCGGAACCGGGAAGCGCCTCTTCGGGGCCACGTCGGACAAGAAGCGTCTGCGCCTGACGGATTCCAAGGTCGTCGGGGACGGCGTCGCGATCCTCACCTTCGAACGGCCGCAGAACGCGGGCGAGGGCGGCTGAGCGACCCCCGGGAGCCGCTCGGGCCCTGTCCCAAGGCCTAGGCCTTGTCCTCCAGCACGGCCATCGCCGCGTTGTGCCCGGGCACCCCGCTCACACCGCCACCGCGCACCGCGCCCGCCCCGCACAGCAGGACGTTCGCGTGCCGGGTCTCGACGCCCCAGCGGCCCGTGCCTTCCTGGGCGTACGGGAAGGCGAGGTCGCGGTGGAAGATGTTGCCGCCGGGCAGCCGCAGGTCTCGCTCCAGGTCGAGCGGGGTCTTCGCCTCGATGCACGGGCGGCTGTCCGCGTCGGTGGCGAGGCAGTCGGCGAGCGGTTCGGCGAGGTGAGCGTCCAGCTGCGCCAGGGTGGACTTCAGCAGCTCTTCCCGTACGGCGTCGTTGTCGCGCTCGAACAGCCGGGCGGGTGTGTGCAGGCCGAAGAGGGTGAGGGTCTGGTAGCCCTGCTCGACCAGGTCCCGGCCGAGGATGCTCGGGTCGGTGAGCGAGTGGCAGTAGATCTCGGAGGGCGGCGCGCTGGGCAGCTCGCCGGACGCGGCCTCGGCGTGGGCTCGGGCCAACTGCTCGTAGCCTTCGGCGATGTGGAAGGTCCCGGAGAACGCCTCGCGTGGGTCGACGGAGGTGTCGCGCAGCCTCGGCAGCCGCTTGAGCAGCATGTTCACCTTGAGCTGCGCGCCCTCGGCCGGGGTGGGCGGCTCGTCGCGGGTGAGGTGCGCGAGCTCGTGCGGCGAGGCGTTGACGAGGACGTGCCGGGCCGCGACGACGCCCTCCCCGTCCGCGGTCCGGTAGGTGACCTCGGCAGCCTCGCCGTCCGTCTCGATCCGCAGCACCTCGTGGCCGGTGGCGATCACGGCGCCCGCGTTGCGCGCCGCCGCGGCGATCGCGTCGGTGAGGGCGCCCATGCCGCCGACCGGCACGTCCCAGGCGCCGGTGCCGCCGCCGATCACGTGGTAGAGGAAGCAGCGGTTCTGCCGCAGCGAGGGGTCGTGGGCGTCGGCGAAGGTCCCGATGAGGGCGTCGGTCAGGACGACACCGCGTACGAGATCGTCGGCGAAGTACTCCTCGACGGCCGTGCCGACCGGCTCCTCGAAGAGCATCCGCCACGCGTCCTCATCGTCGACGCGGCCGCGCAGCTCCTCGCGTGTCGGGAGCGGTTCGGTGAGCGTCGGGAACACCCGCTGGGCGACCCGGCCCGTCATCCCGTAAAAGCGCTGCCAGGCCTCGTACTCGCGATCCGAGCCGGTCAGCCGGGCGAACGCCTCGCGGGTGCGCCGCTCGCCGCCGCCGACGAGCAGTCCGGTGGGCCGGCCGTCGCGTTCGACGGGCGTGTACGACGAGACGGTGCGCCCGCGGACCCGGAAGTCGAGGCTCAGATCCCGCACGATCTTCCGGGGCAGCAGGCTCACCAGGTACGAGTAGCGCGACAGGCGCGCGTCGACCCCGGCGAACGGCCTGGTGGACACGGCGGCGCCGCCGGTGTTCCCCAGGCGCTCCAGCACCAGCACGGACCGGCCGGCCCGGGCCAGGTAGGCGGCGGCGACCAGTCCGTTGTGGCCCCCGCCGACGATCACGGCGTCGTATCCCTCGTGTGCAGGCATGCTTCTTCGTAGCACGTGATGATCTACGTCGGCCAGGGGTGCGCGGCGTCCGGCGGGCGGCCGTATGGGGCGCGGCGGTCCTTCCCGGACGGGGCGGGAGAGTTTTGGCCCGTCCGGCGTTCGAGGACGAAGTCGTCAAGGCCGATACGGGGGTCTGCGGCGGAGCCCCCGGATACAGGACGGGCAGGAGCAGGGGCAGGGGGCGAAAACCCATCCCCCCGCTCAATGTCCCCCGGCCGCCCTCTGCTGCCGTAGCACCGCCACCCTGCGATACAGCTCGACGGCCTCCTGCCCACGCCCCAGCTGCTCCAGGCAGTGGGCCTCGTCGTTCCGGCTGGCGAGGGCGTCGGGATGGTCGGCACCGAGGACCCGCTCACGGGCGGTGGCGACACGGCGGTACTCGGTGAGCGCGTCGGCCCAGCGGCCGAGCCAGCCGAGGCCGACGGCGACCTCGCGGCGGCTGACGAGGGTGTCCGGGTGGTCGGTGCCGAGGACGCGCTCGCGGATGGCGCACACGTCGCGGGACTCGGCGAGGGCCTCTTCCCAGCGGCCCATGCGGCCGAGGTTCACGCCGAGGCCGTGCCGGGCGCGCAGTGTTTCGGGGTGCGCGGGGCCGTGCACGCGGGTGCGGTCGTCGATCAGGTCGCGGTACAGCTCCAGCGCCTGCGCGCTGCGGCCGAGCCGGCCGAGGCTGATGCCGACCTCGTAGCGGGCGGCGAGCGTGTCCGGATGGTCGGGGCCCAGCGCCTGCGCACGGGCCTCGGCCACTTCCTGGTAGGTGTGCAGGGCCTCGGGCCAGCGCCCCAACTGACCGAGTGCGTAGGCGACTTCGTACCGGGTGACGAGCGTGTCGGGGTGGGTCGGGCCGAGCACCCGGGCGCGCGCGGCGGCGACCTCGCCCGCCATGCGGTACGAGTCCTCCAGGCGCCCGAGCCTGCTCAGGTTGAAGGCGAGGTTGTGGCGGCAGCGCAGGGTGTCGGGGTGGTCGGGTCCCATCGCGCGCTCCCGGGCGCCGAGCACGGACGTGTAGGCCTGGTGCGCCTCGAAGTGGCGGCCCAACTGGCCCAGCACGTACGCCATTTCCTGGCGTGCGGCCAGCGTGTCGGGGTGGTCGGCGCCGAGCACGCGCTCCCTGACCTGGGCGACACGCGCATACTCGCGCAGCGCTTCGGCGGGGCGTCCGGTGCGGCTCAGCGTGAAGCCGACCTCGTAGCGGCTGGCGAGCGTGTCGGGGTGGTCGGGCCCGAGGGCGTGTTCCCGTTCGGCGGCGACCGCGCGGTGCACCTCGCCCGCCTCGGTCCACCGGCCGAGCCGCCCCAGACTCAGGCCGGCGTTGTGCCGCCCCGCCAGGGTGGTGATCAACTCCGGTGAGGGGGTGGGCCGTTCGGTGCGCTCGGGCTCGCGGGCAAGGGCCGTGGAGGGGCGGGCGATCCACTCTCCGGTGAGGCCCGCGGCCGCGTCCGGCGGGGTGGTGCGCAGTCCGGCGCCGGTCGCCTTGTGGCCGGTGGTCATACCCCGGGTCCAGGACGGCAGCCGGGGTTCGCGGGACGGCGGCTGTTCGGGGCGGGACTGTGTCGAGGGCGCCAGGGGACCCTGCTCCGCGGCGGGGTGCCGCAGTGCCGGGGTCACCACGGTCGGCACGTACGCCGGGGTCGTGCGGCCGGCGCTGATGCGGCGGCCGAGTTCCCGGGCGTCCTGCGGGCGTTGTTCGGGCCGTTTGGCGAGCAGGTCGAGGATGATCTTCTCGACGTACTCGGGGAGTTCGGCCCGGTGGCTGCGGGGCGGTTCGGGCGGCGTGTCGCGGTGGCCGACGAGGACGGCCCAGGCGTCGTCGAGGTCGAACGGCGGCGCTCCGGTGGCGATTTCGTAGAGCACGCATCCGAAGGAGTACAGGTCGCTGCGGTGGTCGACATGGGCGCCGCTGATCTGCTCCGGCGACATGTAGTGGGGGGTGCCCATCGCGATACCGGTGCCGGTCAGCCGTGCCGTGAAGCCGATGTCATGACCGAGCCGGGCGATCCCGAAGTCGCAGATCTTCACCGTGCCGTCGCCGAGCCGCATGATGTTGGCGGGCTTCAAGTCCCTGTGCACAATGCCCTGTTGGTGGGTGTACGCGAGCGCGGCGGCGACCTGGTCGGCGATGTCGACGACATCGGCGACCGGCAACGGATGCTGCTTGTTGTCCTCCAGGAGCTGGCTCAGATTCCGGCCCTCCAGCAGCTCCATCACCAGATACAGCACGCCGTCGGACTCGCCGAAGTCGTGGACGACGGTCACCCCGCGGTGCTGGAGGGCGGCGGCAACCCTGGCCTCGCGCCGAAACCTCTCCCGCAGGACACGGGTGAAGGACTGATCGTGGTGCGGACCATGGGGCTTGAGGCACTTGACCGCCACCTGCCGGCCCAGCGACTCGTCGCGCGCCCGCCACACCTCGCCCATACCGCCACGCCCGATCAGATCGAGCAGCCGGTACCGGCCCTGGATCAGCCTGGTCTCCGCCATCTCGTGCGATCGCCCCCGTCGCTGCTCAGCCCCACGCCCTCCCCCGGCCCGTCCAGTATGGCGACCTATCTGCCGACTTTGTATGGCGCAGGGCGCGAGCCGGGGCCGAGCCGTGACATGGCGCGCACAATGTGTTTGGGCGGGAGTTGCCAGCGCAGACGTGCGGGAATACAGCGCAGCAAGGTGCCCGTGACACGCAGGCGCCGAGTCACGGCGGCGGGCGGCGGGGCCGCTCTGCCGTACAACTCGTGGGCGTACGGCGGCAGAGAGGCGTACGCCAGATGCGCCACGCGCCGCCACAGCAGTGCGCGCGCCGGGACGAGCACCGGGTGGGTCGGCGGCCGCACCAGGAAGTCGTCCACCTCCCGCGCCTCGGGCCCCGCAGCCAGCTCCGGCAGCACCTTCTCGAAGTAGGCCGCCAACTCGGCCTGATTCGCCGGTACGTCGGCGGCATCGATCCCCACCAGCCCTGCGCTGACCCGGTTTTCGGCGATGTAACGGTCGGCCAGCTCGTCCGTGAGACGGAACCCCGAGCGCCGCAGGACGTGCAGATAGGAATCGATCTCGGCGCAGTGCACCCACAGGAGCAGC harbors:
- a CDS encoding oxygenase MpaB family protein; translation: MHGDPMMWVAGIRALYLQALHPRTVRGVMQNSDFRRDAWGRLMRTANFVGTTTYGTSEAAEKAGARVRKIHTMLKATDPDTGERYRIDEPELLLWVHCAEIDSYLHVLRRSGFRLTDELADRYIAENRVSAGLVGIDAADVPANQAELAAYFEKVLPELAAGPEAREVDDFLVRPPTHPVLVPARALLWRRVAHLAYASLPPYAHELYGRAAPPPAAVTRRLRVTGTLLRCIPARLRWQLPPKHIVRAMSRLGPGSRPAPYKVGR
- a CDS encoding serine hydrolase, with product MTEGAKDRGDGGLTRRQLGRRVLAVGGALAIAPFPAGPAAASDKAGHPTLRHGTAEQAGLLPEHLRQLVTDAEAFLGPSPKHPWYAGAVLLAGRGGTVALHQPIGMAVRYSAYNEKTDTGVEFPADQQIAAAADTVYDLASVSKLFTSILAVQQMERGALELEATVASYLPEFAGGGKQGITIRQLLTHTSGFRAWIPLYNAPTREGKLQLIWDEVPLNPPGTKYLYSDLNLISLQLVLEKITGRPLDTLLHDEITAPLGMHRTRYNPPASWKPKIAATEDARLPWSGLNRGLVWGEVHDENAYSLGGVAGHAGVFSCAWDLAILARTLLNGGAYGKARILKPETLDLMFTDFNTAFPGDEHGLGFELYQHWYMGAMATPRTAGHTGFTGTSLVLDPTTDSFLIVLGNSVHPVRSWRSGSAPRVATANNLARAVPVRPARGRTSWFSGMASATTATLTLPALDTTAGPARLQCALWWDTEPQSDLLFLEASTDDATTWQPVPFTTVSSGEAPQEHPAATATGWSGRVWHRLTAELPRAPRLALRWRYTTDRLYVGRGAYVDGLRVEAGDRVAFDEARPTDAARIEAVGWVASRN
- a CDS encoding phytoene desaturase family protein, whose protein sequence is MPAHEGYDAVIVGGGHNGLVAAAYLARAGRSVLVLERLGNTGGAAVSTRPFAGVDARLSRYSYLVSLLPRKIVRDLSLDFRVRGRTVSSYTPVERDGRPTGLLVGGGERRTREAFARLTGSDREYEAWQRFYGMTGRVAQRVFPTLTEPLPTREELRGRVDDEDAWRMLFEEPVGTAVEEYFADDLVRGVVLTDALIGTFADAHDPSLRQNRCFLYHVIGGGTGAWDVPVGGMGALTDAIAAAARNAGAVIATGHEVLRIETDGEAAEVTYRTADGEGVVAARHVLVNASPHELAHLTRDEPPTPAEGAQLKVNMLLKRLPRLRDTSVDPREAFSGTFHIAEGYEQLARAHAEAASGELPSAPPSEIYCHSLTDPSILGRDLVEQGYQTLTLFGLHTPARLFERDNDAVREELLKSTLAQLDAHLAEPLADCLATDADSRPCIEAKTPLDLERDLRLPGGNIFHRDLAFPYAQEGTGRWGVETRHANVLLCGAGAVRGGGVSGVPGHNAAMAVLEDKA
- a CDS encoding dihydrofolate reductase family protein; protein product: MGRIIVTEFVSLDGVLEAPGGGEGFKYDGWSFEIDRGDGGNQFKLDETMSSDALLLGRVTYEGFAAAWPSREGEFADKFNNMPKFVVSSTLDKAEWNNSTVLGGDVVEEVTNLKRAQPGNIVVHGSARLVQTLIEYDLVDELRLMVFPVVLGTGKRLFGATSDKKRLRLTDSKVVGDGVAILTFERPQNAGEGG
- a CDS encoding tetratricopeptide repeat protein, which gives rise to MAETRLIQGRYRLLDLIGRGGMGEVWRARDESLGRQVAVKCLKPHGPHHDQSFTRVLRERFRREARVAAALQHRGVTVVHDFGESDGVLYLVMELLEGRNLSQLLEDNKQHPLPVADVVDIADQVAAALAYTHQQGIVHRDLKPANIMRLGDGTVKICDFGIARLGHDIGFTARLTGTGIAMGTPHYMSPEQISGAHVDHRSDLYSFGCVLYEIATGAPPFDLDDAWAVLVGHRDTPPEPPRSHRAELPEYVEKIILDLLAKRPEQRPQDARELGRRISAGRTTPAYVPTVVTPALRHPAAEQGPLAPSTQSRPEQPPSREPRLPSWTRGMTTGHKATGAGLRTTPPDAAAGLTGEWIARPSTALAREPERTERPTPSPELITTLAGRHNAGLSLGRLGRWTEAGEVHRAVAAEREHALGPDHPDTLASRYEVGFTLSRTGRPAEALREYARVAQVRERVLGADHPDTLAARQEMAYVLGQLGRHFEAHQAYTSVLGARERAMGPDHPDTLRCRHNLAFNLSRLGRLEDSYRMAGEVAAARARVLGPTHPDTLVTRYEVAYALGQLGRWPEALHTYQEVAEARAQALGPDHPDTLAARYEVGISLGRLGRSAQALELYRDLIDDRTRVHGPAHPETLRARHGLGVNLGRMGRWEEALAESRDVCAIRERVLGTDHPDTLVSRREVAVGLGWLGRWADALTEYRRVATARERVLGADHPDALASRNDEAHCLEQLGRGQEAVELYRRVAVLRQQRAAGGH